A stretch of the Bordetella genomosp. 8 genome encodes the following:
- a CDS encoding PACE efflux transporter, with translation MVVLAPRARRIVYVALFEILAILLSAPILMFLGGGSAANAMAVAAAVTALAVAWNYIFNTLFEAWERRHRGGARTVRLRVVHATLFEGGLAAAVLPLYMVWYDVSIWQAIRMEAAVLAFFLVFTFCFTWCFDTLFAAP, from the coding sequence ATGGTCGTCCTGGCACCTCGCGCGCGGCGCATTGTCTATGTCGCGCTCTTTGAAATCCTTGCGATCCTGTTGTCCGCGCCCATCCTGATGTTCCTGGGTGGCGGAAGTGCGGCCAACGCCATGGCCGTGGCCGCGGCGGTCACCGCGCTGGCTGTCGCATGGAACTACATCTTCAATACCCTGTTCGAAGCCTGGGAACGGCGCCACCGCGGGGGAGCGCGTACCGTGCGGCTTCGAGTCGTTCATGCGACCCTGTTCGAGGGGGGCCTCGCAGCGGCGGTATTGCCGTTGTATATGGTTTGGTACGACGTGAGCATATGGCAGGCGATCAGGATGGAGGCCGCGGTGCTCGCCTTCTTCCTGGTTTTCACCTTCTGCTTCACCTGGTGTTTCGATACGCTCTTTGCCGCCCCTTAG
- a CDS encoding autotransporter-associated beta strand repeat-containing protein: MVLDRALVDRVSIRKRGHGSRLTILVRAINMSASVTLIGMLPTAVYAQHIVIGGPTDGTFSGSVGGTGGVIKEGSGTETMTGTNTYTGGTTINAGTLAIGAGGSLASTGAVTLTGAGTGFDISAGDQSIGVLAGVAGSTVTLGGSTLTVNGVGNAIFSGIMAGTGGLIKNGAGVQMLDGDNTYAGGTVLNAGGLVLGSDTAMGTGALTIGGAATLETSAAINLANDINVASGADLNLLGSNTLTLGGVIAGNGGLVKNGAATVTLTNANTYAGGTTINSGTLAIGAGGSLLSTGAVNLTGTGAFDISAAGNQTIGSLAGVAGSTVSLGGSNLTLNGVGDAAFAGTITGFGGLVKNGAGAQTLSGANTFTGGVTLNAGGLIVGNSAALGAGTLTVGGTASLDSTAAVTLPNNVVLNAGLIVSGTHDLTLNGNLSGVGQLSKDGAATLTLNGINSYTGGTLISAGTLALGAGASLSATAPVFVATGATLDISAGTVPPVFGPLAGGGTVNVGANSLAVGGPLDDIFTLSIVGAGGMLFKQGTGRETLTGTNTYTGGTTIDAGVLAIGPGGSLASTGTVTLMQAGAGFDISNGGNQSIGALDGTAGTVQLGGNTLTLGGTGPGSYNGSIIGTGALVKSGSGMQILGGPNTFAGGTTLNAGSLVLGDNGALGTGDLTVAGSASLDAEVSISVSNDVVLAAGVNLDLMGSNDLVLGGAISGDGGLVKNGAATVTLTNANTYTGGTTINNGTLALNTGGSLASTGNVNLAGTGTFDISGGGNQSIGSLSGVAGSTVATGGNTLTLNGVANTTFNGSISGGANGALVKNGAGIQTLSGANTFGGGVKLNAGGLVVGSNTALGTGTFTVGGASTLDASSAVVLTNDVLLNADLTVLGSNDMTLSGNLSGAGGLTKDGNAKLTLNGTNTYAGDTSINAGTLALGAGASLSITGLVNLATGATFDLSAGNGTQTFGTLIGDGTIVLGANDVTLGDSSNGIYSGSIGGVGGLTKNGSGTETLTGNNTYTGGTVINAGTLAIGVGGSLAPSGTVSLMASGTGFDISGGGNQSIGALNGATGSIVTLGGNTLTLASANNGGFNGVIAGTGGLVKNGNGTQTLGGANTYTGGTVINAGTLAIAAGGSLASTGAVNLAGPAAFDISAGGNQTIGALAGVAGSTVALGGNTLTVNGADDTVFDGVISGTGGLIKDGAGTLIVNAVNTYGGGTSVMGGTFEVGDADHPGASILGDVSIGGAGTLRGHGTIAGNVVSNGTVRPGGSIGTLTVTGNYTQSPSGTLFIDVSPSSASQLKVGGNASLAGTLNVLYGPGTYSAASYRILDAGSVSGQFSSITGNTPAGFVQDVQTQAAGATLALSPQVTGGTVVVAPTNATIFGAIGSAAIREGQRVNEALLSRLGQACADAAAAADCARPGQQAWAQVVSNTAHVRGNDEAPSYKDSHYGFLAGVDRQAGAWTVGVAGGYSHVDVSEDEASGKIDTVRLAGYGSRRVGPVDVAATVGVAYDFLNSRRSFPGLNSARGNTDGQEITAGLQASLPMATGPVIVTPRMGLRYQYFHADSFDETGAGSQNLDVRGQDISSLQPYAQLSVGLPFHTSADKPALVEARVGYAYETLDAGRNVNASASDGTRFSLPGVAPSRGMLSAGLGVTLPVGKSVDVSASYDRLFDTGNVSAQVFQLQASYRF, from the coding sequence ATGGTTCTCGATAGAGCGTTGGTCGACCGCGTTTCGATCCGGAAACGGGGTCACGGGAGCCGGCTCACCATACTCGTACGGGCGATCAATATGTCGGCGTCCGTCACATTGATCGGCATGTTGCCCACGGCGGTATATGCACAACACATCGTGATCGGCGGCCCCACCGACGGTACCTTCAGTGGATCGGTCGGCGGTACGGGCGGGGTTATCAAGGAAGGCTCCGGTACCGAAACGATGACCGGCACCAACACCTACACCGGCGGCACAACGATCAACGCCGGCACGCTGGCCATCGGCGCGGGCGGCAGCCTGGCCTCTACCGGGGCCGTCACCCTGACGGGTGCGGGCACGGGCTTCGATATCTCCGCCGGCGACCAATCCATTGGTGTGTTGGCTGGCGTAGCCGGCAGCACCGTCACGCTGGGCGGCAGCACCTTGACGGTCAATGGCGTCGGCAATGCCATCTTCAGCGGCATCATGGCTGGCACGGGCGGCCTGATCAAGAATGGCGCTGGCGTGCAGATGCTGGATGGCGACAATACGTATGCCGGCGGCACCGTGCTGAACGCGGGCGGCCTCGTGTTGGGAAGTGACACGGCAATGGGCACGGGTGCGCTCACGATAGGCGGCGCGGCCACGCTTGAAACGAGCGCCGCGATCAACCTGGCCAACGATATCAATGTGGCGTCGGGCGCAGACCTGAATCTGCTGGGAAGCAACACGCTGACGCTCGGCGGCGTCATCGCCGGCAATGGCGGCCTGGTCAAGAACGGCGCGGCCACGGTGACGCTCACCAACGCCAATACTTATGCCGGCGGCACCACCATCAATTCCGGCACGCTGGCGATCGGCGCGGGCGGAAGCCTTTTGTCCACGGGCGCGGTGAACCTGACTGGCACGGGCGCTTTCGACATCTCCGCGGCAGGCAACCAGACGATCGGTTCGCTGGCCGGCGTCGCGGGCAGCACGGTCTCGTTGGGCGGCAGCAACCTGACCCTGAACGGCGTGGGCGACGCCGCATTCGCAGGCACCATCACCGGCTTCGGTGGCCTGGTGAAGAACGGTGCCGGCGCCCAGACGCTGAGCGGGGCGAATACCTTTACCGGCGGCGTGACCTTGAACGCCGGCGGACTGATCGTCGGCAACAGCGCCGCGCTGGGCGCGGGCACGCTGACCGTGGGCGGCACGGCCTCGCTCGATTCCACCGCCGCCGTCACGCTGCCGAACAACGTCGTCCTGAATGCCGGCCTGATCGTGTCGGGCACGCATGACTTGACGCTGAACGGCAATCTATCGGGCGTAGGCCAGTTGAGCAAGGACGGCGCCGCCACGCTGACGTTGAATGGCATCAACAGCTACACCGGCGGCACGCTGATCAGTGCCGGCACGCTGGCGCTGGGCGCGGGCGCAAGCCTGTCCGCCACCGCCCCCGTGTTCGTCGCCACTGGCGCCACGCTGGATATTTCCGCGGGCACCGTCCCGCCGGTCTTTGGTCCCCTGGCCGGCGGCGGCACGGTCAATGTGGGCGCCAACTCCCTGGCCGTCGGAGGCCCCCTCGACGACATCTTCACACTTTCGATCGTCGGCGCGGGCGGCATGCTGTTCAAGCAAGGAACCGGCAGGGAAACGCTGACCGGCACCAACACCTATACGGGCGGCACGACCATCGACGCGGGCGTACTCGCCATCGGCCCGGGCGGCAGCCTCGCGTCCACCGGCACGGTCACGCTCATGCAGGCCGGCGCCGGTTTCGATATTTCGAATGGTGGAAACCAATCCATCGGCGCACTGGATGGTACCGCTGGCACGGTCCAACTCGGGGGCAATACGCTCACCCTGGGCGGCACAGGCCCTGGGTCATACAACGGAAGCATCATCGGCACCGGCGCGCTGGTCAAGAGTGGAAGCGGCATGCAGATATTGGGCGGCCCCAATACCTTTGCCGGTGGGACCACGCTCAACGCGGGCAGTCTGGTGCTGGGCGATAACGGCGCGCTGGGCACGGGCGACCTGACGGTCGCCGGCAGCGCCTCGCTGGATGCGGAGGTGTCGATCAGTGTGAGCAACGATGTCGTTCTGGCAGCGGGCGTTAACCTTGACCTGATGGGCAGCAACGACCTGGTGCTCGGCGGGGCGATTTCCGGCGATGGCGGCCTGGTCAAGAACGGTGCGGCGACGGTGACACTCACAAATGCCAATACGTATACCGGCGGCACCACCATCAATAACGGTACGCTGGCGCTCAACACCGGCGGCAGCCTGGCCTCCACCGGCAATGTGAATCTCGCGGGTACGGGGACATTCGACATTTCGGGCGGCGGCAATCAATCGATCGGCTCGCTCAGCGGCGTGGCGGGCAGCACGGTCGCGACGGGCGGCAACACATTGACGCTGAACGGTGTAGCCAATACCACCTTCAACGGCAGCATCAGTGGCGGCGCGAACGGCGCGCTGGTCAAGAACGGTGCCGGTATTCAAACGCTGAGTGGCGCGAACACCTTCGGCGGTGGCGTGAAGCTGAACGCCGGCGGGTTGGTCGTCGGCAGCAACACCGCGCTGGGCACGGGCACCTTCACCGTGGGCGGCGCGTCCACGCTGGATGCCAGCAGCGCCGTGGTGTTGACGAACGATGTTTTGCTCAATGCCGACCTGACCGTGCTCGGCTCGAATGACATGACGCTGAGCGGCAACCTCTCCGGCGCGGGCGGGTTGACGAAGGACGGCAATGCGAAGCTGACGCTGAACGGCACCAATACCTACGCCGGCGATACCAGCATCAACGCGGGCACACTGGCGCTGGGCGCGGGTGCGAGCCTGTCCATTACCGGCCTCGTGAACCTTGCCACGGGCGCTACCTTCGACCTGTCGGCGGGCAACGGCACGCAGACCTTCGGCACGCTGATCGGCGACGGTACGATCGTCCTGGGCGCCAATGACGTGACGTTGGGGGACTCCAGCAACGGTATCTACAGCGGTTCGATCGGCGGCGTCGGCGGACTCACCAAGAACGGCAGCGGCACGGAAACGCTGACGGGCAACAACACCTATACCGGCGGCACGGTCATCAACGCGGGTACGCTCGCCATCGGCGTGGGCGGCAGCCTTGCGCCCAGCGGAACGGTCTCCCTCATGGCGAGCGGTACCGGTTTCGATATCTCGGGCGGCGGCAACCAATCGATAGGCGCGCTGAACGGCGCGACTGGCAGCATCGTTACGCTCGGCGGCAATACGCTGACGCTAGCCAGCGCCAATAACGGTGGCTTCAACGGTGTGATCGCCGGCACGGGCGGCCTGGTCAAGAACGGCAACGGCACCCAGACGCTGGGTGGCGCCAATACGTATACCGGCGGAACCGTCATCAATGCCGGTACCCTGGCGATAGCCGCGGGCGGCAGCCTGGCGTCCACCGGCGCGGTGAATCTTGCCGGTCCCGCCGCGTTCGACATCTCCGCGGGGGGCAACCAGACGATAGGCGCCTTGGCCGGCGTGGCGGGCAGCACCGTCGCGCTGGGCGGCAATACCTTGACCGTCAACGGCGCCGACGACACCGTGTTCGACGGCGTCATCTCCGGTACCGGCGGCCTGATCAAGGACGGTGCCGGGACACTGATCGTGAATGCCGTGAACACCTATGGCGGCGGCACGTCGGTCATGGGCGGCACGTTCGAGGTCGGCGATGCCGATCATCCTGGCGCCAGCATCCTGGGAGACGTTTCCATCGGCGGCGCGGGCACGCTGCGCGGCCACGGCACCATCGCCGGCAATGTCGTCAGCAACGGCACCGTGCGTCCGGGCGGATCGATCGGGACACTGACCGTCACCGGCAACTACACCCAATCGCCGTCGGGCACCTTGTTCATCGACGTGAGCCCCAGCAGCGCATCGCAATTGAAGGTGGGCGGTAACGCGTCGCTGGCCGGCACGCTGAACGTCCTGTACGGTCCTGGCACCTACAGCGCCGCGTCCTACCGCATCCTGGACGCGGGTAGCGTATCCGGCCAGTTCTCCAGCATCACGGGCAATACGCCGGCCGGCTTTGTCCAGGACGTACAGACCCAGGCCGCCGGCGCCACGTTGGCCTTGTCCCCGCAGGTCACGGGCGGCACTGTCGTCGTCGCGCCCACCAATGCCACCATCTTCGGCGCCATCGGCTCGGCCGCCATACGCGAGGGCCAGCGCGTGAACGAGGCGCTGCTTTCGCGCCTGGGACAGGCCTGCGCCGATGCGGCAGCTGCCGCGGATTGCGCGCGTCCGGGACAGCAAGCCTGGGCGCAGGTCGTCTCCAATACCGCGCACGTGCGCGGCAACGACGAGGCGCCCAGCTACAAGGACAGCCACTACGGCTTCCTGGCGGGCGTCGATCGCCAGGCCGGCGCATGGACCGTGGGCGTGGCGGGCGGCTACAGCCACGTCGACGTCTCCGAGGACGAGGCTTCCGGCAAGATCGACACTGTGCGGCTGGCGGGCTACGGCAGCCGCCGAGTCGGTCCTGTCGACGTCGCGGCCACGGTGGGCGTGGCCTATGATTTCCTGAACTCGCGTCGCTCGTTCCCCGGCCTGAACAGCGCGCGCGGCAATACCGACGGGCAGGAAATCACCGCTGGCCTGCAGGCCAGCCTGCCTATGGCCACGGGGCCGGTGATCGTCACGCCGCGTATGGGCCTGCGCTATCAGTACTTCCACGCCGACAGCTTCGATGAGACCGGCGCCGGCAGCCAGAACCTGGATGTGCGCGGACAGGACATCAGCAGCTTGCAACCCTATGCGCAGTTGTCCGTGGGACTGCCTTTCCACACCAGTGCGGATAAGCCCGCACTGGTGGAAGCGCGCGTGGGCTATGCCTACGAAACGCTGGATGCCGGGCGCAACGTCAACGCGTCCGCCAGCGACGGCACGCGGTTTTCGCTGCCGGGCGTCGCGCCGTCGCGCGGCATGCTGTCGGCCGGGCTGGGCGTGACGCTGCCGGTCGGAAAGTCCGTGGACGTCTCCGCCAGCTACGATCGCCTCTTCGATACGGGGAACGTGTCCGCGCAGGTATTCCAGTTGCAGGCCAGCTACAGGTTCTAA
- a CDS encoding RES family NAD+ phosphorylase — MSNRIKLRTLSGTFFRAISADRVDDVLSPPGTTSAGRYHRPGQTTLYISPLLEWAIIAVSGYMREDGYPRVVVPLEVGPSCVLDQHDEEACRLLGIDPNLSNASWRSALSQGREPTSWLNADAARNAGADGIIDCSRMIPGGWHVGLFRWNKLGGPAVTVAGAPIPIRLSKSGPKWGL; from the coding sequence ATGAGCAATCGTATAAAGCTGCGCACGCTGAGCGGAACGTTTTTTCGAGCTATATCAGCTGATAGGGTTGATGATGTGTTGTCACCGCCAGGAACGACCAGTGCAGGCCGCTATCATCGACCCGGTCAGACAACGCTCTATATAAGCCCGTTGCTCGAATGGGCAATCATTGCAGTGTCGGGGTATATGCGCGAAGACGGTTACCCCCGCGTTGTCGTTCCGCTAGAGGTCGGCCCATCGTGCGTCCTTGATCAGCATGACGAGGAAGCGTGCCGCCTCCTCGGCATCGATCCGAATCTATCAAATGCATCTTGGCGCTCGGCCTTATCGCAAGGTCGGGAACCTACTTCCTGGCTTAATGCCGATGCCGCACGCAACGCTGGGGCGGACGGCATAATCGACTGCTCCCGGATGATCCCTGGAGGTTGGCACGTTGGCCTATTCCGCTGGAACAAGCTGGGGGGACCCGCAGTGACAGTCGCCGGCGCCCCCATCCCGATCAGGTTATCGAAGAGCGGACCAAAATGGGGTCTTTAG
- a CDS encoding nucleotidyltransferase family protein, translating into MVEEPDTYESRLRAIIDADACRRFALEAVRDLRLPDCWIGAGFIRAAVWNCLLDSPVAWDGDVDVIWFDRRRASPLRDQVLQKRLAKHLPRLDWSVKNQSYMHERNGDKPYTSSFDSVRRWPETATAVAVRLKDNGRIEVLAPFGLRDLFQGIIRPTPSFENRKAHIFNQRYVDKGWLEKWPYLRVATPSRQS; encoded by the coding sequence ATGGTCGAAGAGCCAGATACTTATGAAAGCAGGCTGAGGGCTATCATCGATGCAGACGCTTGTCGCCGGTTCGCACTGGAAGCTGTCAGAGATTTGCGGCTGCCTGACTGCTGGATCGGGGCCGGTTTTATACGTGCGGCAGTCTGGAATTGCCTGCTTGATAGTCCGGTGGCTTGGGATGGGGACGTCGACGTCATCTGGTTTGACAGACGAAGGGCGAGTCCGCTTCGTGACCAAGTGTTACAGAAACGGCTTGCGAAACATCTCCCTCGGCTGGACTGGTCAGTAAAAAATCAAAGCTACATGCACGAGCGCAACGGCGATAAGCCCTACACGAGCAGTTTTGACTCAGTCAGAAGATGGCCCGAGACTGCCACCGCCGTTGCAGTCCGTCTAAAAGACAACGGGCGAATCGAGGTGCTGGCACCATTCGGCCTGCGGGACTTGTTCCAAGGGATCATTAGGCCTACTCCTAGTTTTGAAAACCGAAAGGCCCATATCTTCAATCAGCGGTACGTCGACAAGGGCTGGCTGGAGAAGTGGCCCTACCTTCGCGTCGCTACTCCATCAAGGCAAAGCTGA
- a CDS encoding GNAT family N-acetyltransferase — translation MSLVIEPLRVAHFAGVRSALDTVAREKRFLAFTQAPPENEAFIFYQSIVDGMGYMSVAVLDGQVVGWCDVLPTHGQARAHVGTLGIGLIPSARHLGIGARLMRATIDAAWSLGFTRIELTVREDNKNAKALYERLGFEEEGFMRRAFLIDGIHSDCYTMALLRD, via the coding sequence ATGAGCTTGGTAATCGAACCACTCCGTGTCGCACACTTCGCAGGCGTTCGTTCCGCGCTGGATACGGTAGCACGCGAAAAGCGCTTCCTGGCCTTCACCCAGGCGCCTCCGGAAAACGAGGCGTTCATCTTCTATCAATCCATCGTCGACGGGATGGGATACATGTCCGTTGCCGTACTCGATGGGCAGGTCGTTGGCTGGTGCGATGTGCTGCCGACCCACGGCCAGGCCAGAGCGCATGTCGGGACGCTCGGCATCGGTTTGATTCCATCGGCACGACATCTCGGCATAGGTGCGAGATTGATGCGTGCAACGATCGATGCGGCCTGGTCCTTGGGGTTCACCCGCATCGAACTTACGGTGCGTGAAGACAACAAGAACGCCAAGGCCCTCTATGAGCGCCTGGGTTTCGAAGAGGAGGGATTCATGCGCCGCGCATTCCTGATTGATGGCATCCACAGCGACTGCTACACGATGGCATTGCTGAGGGACTAA
- a CDS encoding class I SAM-dependent DNA methyltransferase, with protein sequence MHDLANRIIDHYERHASAWDADRRVADWNEKPWHDRFIAALPNDARILDVGCGAGSPVAGYMVANGLRVVGIDSSPTLISLCRDRMPDQEWMVRDMRSLQLGRRFDGVLAWDSFFHLTPDDQRRMFTVFDQHAASSAVLMFNSGPAEGEAVGEYRGDPLYHASLSADEYRALLHDIGFTVVAHVADDWSTGGGRTVWLARRG encoded by the coding sequence ATGCACGACTTAGCGAACCGTATCATCGATCATTACGAGCGTCACGCCAGCGCGTGGGATGCCGATCGCCGCGTCGCTGACTGGAACGAGAAACCGTGGCACGACCGTTTCATAGCCGCGCTGCCGAATGATGCAAGGATTCTCGATGTGGGCTGCGGCGCTGGCTCGCCTGTCGCCGGATATATGGTCGCGAACGGCTTGCGCGTCGTCGGCATCGACTCGTCGCCGACACTCATCTCGCTATGTCGCGACCGCATGCCTGACCAGGAATGGATGGTGCGGGATATGCGCTCGCTCCAGCTCGGTCGTCGATTTGACGGAGTCCTGGCGTGGGATAGCTTCTTTCACCTCACACCGGATGATCAGCGGCGAATGTTCACCGTCTTCGATCAACATGCCGCATCGTCGGCTGTACTGATGTTCAACAGCGGGCCGGCGGAAGGCGAAGCGGTAGGAGAGTATCGGGGTGACCCGCTCTATCATGCGAGCCTGAGCGCCGATGAATATAGAGCGCTGCTCCACGACATCGGATTTACGGTCGTGGCTCATGTGGCTGACGATTGGAGTACGGGCGGCGGCCGCACGGTTTGGCTCGCAAGGCGCGGTTAA
- a CDS encoding YnfA family protein: MNTFLLYVATAIAEIVGCYLPYLWLRDGRSPLLLIPAGISLALFAWLLTLHPTAAGRVYAAYGGVYIGVALVWLWLVDGIRPNGWDCAGVALALAGMAIIAFQPR, encoded by the coding sequence ATGAACACATTCCTGTTGTATGTCGCCACGGCGATAGCGGAGATCGTCGGCTGCTATCTGCCGTATCTTTGGCTCAGAGACGGCCGCAGTCCCCTGCTCCTGATCCCGGCCGGAATATCGCTGGCCCTGTTCGCCTGGTTGCTGACTTTGCACCCCACCGCCGCCGGGCGCGTCTACGCAGCGTACGGCGGCGTCTACATAGGTGTGGCGCTGGTCTGGCTGTGGCTGGTCGACGGCATACGCCCCAATGGATGGGACTGCGCGGGGGTCGCCTTGGCGCTTGCGGGGATGGCGATCATCGCCTTTCAGCCCCGCTGA
- a CDS encoding alpha/beta hydrolase family protein, with protein sequence MIRLTVKDDAASFDTVVFYPTRAPEVSWQAGPFTIDATRNAPVPPDVRFPVVLVSHGRGGGPFSHRELAAALARAGFIAILPTHVGDASGHPRAASQAQILIERPRQAEAALNAVLADPRFSASADSGRIGMIGYSAGGYTALILAGAKPDFAYAGRYCAEHADPGSCPRPAADDGAPRGQGKAAVPAELATWQPPVDPRLKALVLMDPLAMMFDAQGLSAVRVPTMLFRPRDDSYLGSTGNALAVVSGLATPPVVRVVPGNHFVFVDPCPTSVAAEAPMICKDAPGVDRAEIHQQIDRDVVDFFRARL encoded by the coding sequence ATGATCCGACTGACGGTAAAGGATGACGCCGCTTCGTTCGACACGGTCGTCTTTTATCCGACACGCGCACCCGAGGTTTCATGGCAAGCCGGTCCATTCACCATCGACGCGACGCGCAATGCGCCTGTTCCCCCCGATGTTCGCTTTCCGGTCGTCCTGGTTTCGCACGGCAGGGGAGGCGGCCCCTTCAGTCACCGTGAATTGGCTGCTGCGCTGGCTCGCGCGGGATTCATCGCGATCCTGCCGACGCACGTGGGGGATGCTTCCGGCCACCCCCGAGCTGCGTCCCAGGCGCAGATCCTGATCGAGCGCCCCCGGCAGGCCGAGGCCGCGCTCAATGCCGTTCTGGCGGATCCCCGTTTTTCGGCGAGCGCCGATTCCGGCCGGATCGGCATGATCGGATACTCGGCCGGCGGCTACACAGCCCTGATCCTGGCGGGAGCGAAGCCGGATTTTGCGTATGCCGGCAGATACTGCGCGGAGCATGCCGATCCCGGGTCGTGCCCTCGCCCGGCAGCCGATGATGGTGCGCCTCGTGGGCAAGGTAAAGCGGCCGTGCCCGCCGAATTGGCGACCTGGCAACCGCCTGTCGATCCCCGCCTGAAAGCATTGGTGCTGATGGACCCGCTGGCCATGATGTTCGACGCGCAGGGTCTTTCCGCTGTGCGCGTGCCGACGATGCTTTTTCGCCCGCGGGATGACAGCTATCTCGGTTCGACGGGAAATGCGCTCGCTGTCGTGTCAGGCCTGGCCACGCCTCCGGTCGTCCGTGTCGTACCCGGCAATCACTTCGTCTTCGTCGATCCCTGCCCCACGTCGGTGGCGGCCGAGGCGCCGATGATCTGTAAGGATGCGCCGGGCGTGGATCGGGCGGAAATTCACCAGCAGATCGACCGGGATGTCGTGGACTTCTTCCGTGCCCGGCTATGA
- a CDS encoding glutamate cyclase domain-containing protein, with product MPDVIGDNVDRLVSVEMRNRGLNYNIVSGIYGEARREGGGRPLSTRIAEALIEKVKPGDSVFIVTGAGYAPESPNGEIDGPPGAAALARALFWGLQAVPVYVTERCHAPPVVASSQALGIMVRDFELAKQRRMGACMENAPVEQSAVASWAAEIFDKHKPAAIIAIERLGPNEQGLLHYSTGVVPKNWVDVSPLFDEAHKRGVLSIGIGDNGNEIGFGRIHPFMKKFHPYGSRTQYEGGTGVPSVTSTDILFAASISNWAAYGVVAMLAYFLQKLDLIQTAELEKRMIWACLDAGGWEMRYLTSRFIVDGTEGESSMAIIQLLRDMVRINISTPDRGLAHGKING from the coding sequence ATGCCGGACGTTATTGGAGACAACGTAGACCGCCTCGTCAGCGTTGAGATGCGCAATCGTGGCTTGAACTACAACATCGTGTCCGGCATTTATGGCGAGGCGCGCCGCGAAGGGGGCGGGCGTCCGCTGTCGACCCGGATCGCCGAGGCGCTCATTGAAAAAGTGAAGCCCGGCGATTCCGTGTTCATCGTGACCGGCGCGGGCTACGCGCCCGAATCGCCGAACGGCGAGATCGATGGGCCGCCCGGCGCCGCGGCGCTGGCCCGGGCCTTGTTCTGGGGATTGCAGGCGGTACCGGTATACGTCACGGAACGTTGCCACGCGCCGCCCGTAGTGGCATCCAGCCAGGCTTTGGGCATCATGGTTCGGGACTTCGAGCTGGCGAAGCAGCGCCGCATGGGTGCCTGCATGGAAAACGCCCCGGTCGAGCAATCGGCGGTGGCGTCCTGGGCCGCGGAGATATTCGACAAGCACAAACCCGCCGCGATTATCGCCATCGAGCGCCTGGGCCCCAATGAGCAAGGCTTGCTGCACTATTCGACCGGCGTGGTGCCGAAGAACTGGGTCGACGTGTCACCCCTGTTCGACGAAGCGCACAAGCGCGGCGTGCTTTCCATCGGCATCGGGGACAACGGCAATGAAATAGGATTCGGCCGTATCCACCCCTTCATGAAGAAATTCCACCCGTACGGCAGCCGTACGCAATATGAAGGAGGCACCGGCGTGCCGTCCGTGACGTCGACCGATATCCTGTTCGCGGCGTCGATCTCCAACTGGGCTGCCTACGGCGTCGTTGCGATGCTCGCCTATTTTCTTCAGAAGCTCGACCTGATACAGACCGCCGAACTCGAGAAACGCATGATCTGGGCGTGCCTGGATGCGGGCGGCTGGGAGATGCGATACCTGACCTCGCGCTTCATCGTCGATGGAACGGAAGGAGAAAGCTCGATGGCGATCATCCAGCTGCTTCGCGACATGGTCAGGATCAATATATCGACGCCGGATCGTGGCCTGGCGCACGGAAAGATAAACGGCTGA